AGTAGCCAGTacctctttgctttttttcttcttcttcttcttctccttagAGGGGGTTTTGCCCTCCTTACCTGCACAGACAGGACAGACAGTGGCTCAAACTCAGGCCAACGGGGACCCCAAGCTGGGTGACAGGACTTCTCTAGAAACTCACAAAGCAGTGAGCCCCAGCCCTCCAGGAGGCCCTGCTGATGGACAGGACCACACTGCAAACATCAGCTCCTGCAGGGGGCTGCCAGGAGCATGGCACAGCATCCTGGACTCAGGAGAGGACCCCGGCCAGCGGCCAGCAGCTGGGAGGAGGCCCACGTTCTACCCGAACTCCAGCAGGCTGACCGCACTCTGGTGCCCCCACCCACCTTCCTCACTGCTCTCCTTGGGTCCggcctcctccagccccagcccgaAGAGGTCCGAGTCATTCTTCAGTCTGAAGGCGGGGAGAGGGagcttggggggtgggggcagctggGCAGGGCCCTCATCCTCGTCAGTCACATCGGAGGGGTCATCTCGCACGGGAAACTCGTCCTGGAGCAGGGAGAGCAACTGGTCAGGCCATCATCCCTCCCACACCCCCAGGGGTTGTGGGATCTCAAACCAGGCCGGCAAGGCCCAAGTGTGGGGACATGAGATGCCTCTTCCAGACGCCTCCTCCCACTGCACCCACCCAGATCAGgcctgtgggagggaccctggcCACCTGGCTGACCTCTGCCCCGGGAGGACTCGTCTTACCGCCCTGCGCTGTGTGTCTGATGCCTCGCTCTCAAAGTCGGGGTCATCCATGACGAAGGACAGCATTTGTGCAGCAATGGGTCCCTCGGGGTCACTCTCCGACGAGGAGGCCTGCTCACCCTTCCCCGGCTCCATCTCAGCAGGGGGCCTGGTGCTGCTGCGCTTCTCCGGACCTGTGCGAACAGAGGCACCGCCTGGCCAGGGGGGTGCTGCGGTCCTCGTGGGAGCTGTCCCCCTCCGTGGCTTCGAAGCTGGTATGGAGGACCTTTGTGGACAAGCAGAGGGTCAGTCAGGGTCCTCTGGAGGCGTCCTGAACTGCCCCACCCGGGTCTCCAGGCCGCACCCGTGGGGACACCTGCCCTTACCACTTGGTCTCTGGCTCCGAGCACTGCTGGGGAGCTGGGGCAGGGCCTTTTGTGGGACCTGCCACTTCTGCTTCCTCCTCACTCGAAAGAGTGATGTCTTGACTGGGGACGGGGCCTGCAGGCAGCGGGGGACTCCCACGTGGCTGGTCTTCGAGGTCCACGTCGTCCTGGAACCCTGCCACCATCGGGTTGCCGCCCAGGGCCTCCCTATCACTGCAAAGCAGGGGGCAAAGCGGTCAGGGGCCACGGGGTAGGGATGGCTGGCCGGGCTCACGGGCCTTGGTTCTAGGCGCCCTGGTACCCAGCACACCCTGGCAGTGGGGCCACCCCACCCCAGGTGCTGTGTTGTGCAGAGGCCCCCTCATGGTTGTCACAGGGCTTCTGAGCAGGAAGGGGTCGGGGGCACAAGGTTGGACACAGTGCTGCCCTGCGGCCGCTCAGTGGGTGAAGGATGTGGAGCCGCACAAGTGGGCGCTCGTGGAGGAGGCGGGCCCAGCTCAGGGCCACGGGGCTTTCTGTCCTTTGTGTATTTCTGGAGGAAGCCGCTGCCCCACAGCAATGGGTGAGGCTGAGGTGCTGAGGCCACTGTGGGTGGAGCTTGTCCAGGGCTGTCCTGGGACCAAATGCAGGGCTTTGCTGCAGGCAAAATTTGGGGCAGCGTGGCAGACAGAGtggtgggaggggctggcagATGGCTGGGGAGGCGGCTCTAGCTCCCAGCTCTAGGACCTGCAGGAAGCCGCCCCTGTCTCTGCAGCACCTGGATCCTGGCCCCGTGGAGACCACATCTGGTGGCCTGAACCTCCCATATGACCTGCAGTGGCCTCTCCAATGACTTCCATGTGGCATCTGCCCACAGAAGACCCCAAGGTGCCCGTCCTCTCCAGGGTGTGGGCAGAGCAGGTGGCCAGGCCTTTCTGACGGGTCTGGAAGCCCCGTCCAAACCCTTCCCTCGTCTGCTCCAGCCACAGAGCTGCTCTGTCCTCAGCCAACAGTGACCAGCCGGCGGGGGGCCCCTTCTGCGCCCCTAGAAAGCCAGCCCCACCTGCTGCTCGGGCACCCTGGAGGCTGGGGGGCAATGGGAGAGGAGGCCCAGGCCCACCCCTCACCTGTCGCTGTCCTGCTGGGCAGCCTTGGCCCCCACCTTCTTCTCGTCCCTGGCGGGGGTCGTGTCTTCCAGGAAGCTGCGGTCCAGGCGGTCGTCGGGAACAAAGTCCTCCACACTCTGGACTGTTGCTGGGGCCTCTGCGGCCGGGACTGGCTCTGTGAACAGTGATGCCGGGTCCTCTTCACTCGGCTCCAGAACCCTCACTGCCCCCAACCCCAAGCCAGGCCCACCCGGGATGTACCCACGGGACTGGGACAAGCAGGAAGAAGCGTGGAGCGCTCCGAAATCCAGGGCCCCACCTGTGAGGGAGGGCCTGGGGGTCTGGGACCAGTTTGGGAGGGGCAGCTCCAGGGCCTACCTGGAGGTGGAGGGGCTGCCTCGGTGGCAGGTGACGTCCCAAACAGCCTAGAGATGATGCTGCGCCGTGGGGCGGGGGCTGAGGGGCAcgcaggtgggggcagggcctcTGAGGGTGGTACAGGGGGCACAGAGGATGGTGGGGCGGCATTGAGGGGCAGCTGTGGGGCGGGCTGGGGTGTGCCGGGGCTGGAGCTCCCCGTGGACACGGCGCCTGCAGGCACCACTGGTGACTGGGAGCCCGAGGATGGGCTCTGCCCGTTGGCCGCCAGTGGGGACGCATGGCCACGGCTGCGAGCCTCCATCATCTCCAGGAAGCTGAAAGGCAGAAGGCGGGTGAGAAGCCTGGCTCCCCTGCCTCTCCCTGAGGCCCTCAGGTGACAAGGGgctctctgctgctgctgctggggctgGGAAGAGCCGCTGTGTTCTGGGCCACCCGCCCCACAGGGGCCATCATCCCCATCCACTTCCAAGGGCAGCAGtgccggccaggcacggtagctcatgcctgtaatcccagcactgtaggaggccaaggcaggcagatcacgaggtcaggaggtggagaccgtcctggctaacgcagtgaaaccccgtctctactaaaaatacaaaaaaaattagctgggtgtggtggcgggtgcctgtagcctcagctacttgggaggctgaggcaggagaatggcgtgaacccgggaggcggagcttgcggtgagccgagatcacaccactgcgctccagcctgggcgacagagtgagactccatctcagaaaaagagcAGCAGTGCCGAAGGGTGGGGACAGCAGGCACCAGCGTGCATGTGTCCAGCTCCCCTGAAAGTCACTTCAGATCTGTTCTGAGGCACAGCTGTTGGGGGCTCCATGCAGAGGTGGCCAGATGGCAGCAACTGGACCTTCCCGTGAGCGGGGGTTTCTGGGaagaggagggggctggggctTGGTGGAGCACGTGTGGCCATCGCAGCATCCAGCTGACCCAACTCTCAGGCCCAGGAAATGCCAGGATTGGTTCAACAGAGAAGCGCCCATGCGGGGGGCTCCAATCTGGGGCTGGCCTGGCAGCTGGAAGCCACGGGTCCCTCTCCAGGCATCAAACTGCCTTCCCTCTCAGTCTCTTGCTGTGTCTGAGCCAACAGCCAGATCCAAGGTTACCCACAGGGCTCTCCTGGAAACAGAGACCTCCTGGGGGGCCTCAGGAGGGCCACTGATTCCGTGGTCCCTGCCTGGGTCCCAGGGGAGGCACCAAGCCCCTAGCTGtgcaggagcctgaggcagagaaCGGGCCAGCTGTCCCACTGGCCGCAACCCCGGAGCTATGCACTGCCCACGCCCACTCAGGAGGATGCTCTGAGCCGCCCTCTGCTGTCGAGGACCAGAGACCTCCATGTCCTGGCCTGTATGCCTCTTCAACACAGGGAGCTTCCCAAAGTCAAGCAGCTCCCCAGAAAGCACACCCCATGCTGGCATCAATCTGGGAGGCCAAGCCCCTGATGCACTCCACGAGCACCAGCACCTGGCCACGGTCAGCGGTGCTCAGAGTGGCAGGCACAGCATGACCTGTATGAGGAGTCCATGCCAGGGGTGACTGTGAGGGGGCTGCTGGGGGCAGTGCAAACCTGAGTCCTCCTCCACCCGTGCCCCAAGATGACGAATTTACCCCAAACAGGGGACACTCCCCTCTGCTGTCTCCTTGGTGCAGCCCATGGCCCTGCACCACGGCCACGCCCGCAGCCCCCACACCGCCCGCACGGGCGGGTCCGGCCACGTACATGCCGTAGTTCTGGTCCTCCGTCTCCTGCTGCACCGACAGCTCCTCCAGCGTGGCGTCCATGTCCAGCTGGTTCGTCTCCAGCTGCCGCAACAGCGTCTCTCTCTGCGGAAAGGGAGCACGCAGGCCTGAGCAGGGCTCCTTCCTGCTGCGAGTGCCCCGGCCCCACAGCCCCTGAATGCACAGGGGACACCTCCTGCTGACAAAACCAGGAGATGCTGCAGGGCTGGCTGCTCAGCAAGTCATGGAGCTCTGGGCTGGGCCCCACTTGAACCACAGAAGCCCAGAGGATTCCTCTGCGGTGGCCGGCACGACACCTACACGCTGCCAGCATGGCTTGGGGGACAGCTGTCAGCCACAGGCATAAACCTCAACAGCAagcacccccacccacacacGCACCTCCAAGGGTGAAGAAGCCGCACCTTCACCTGGGAAACAAAGCCCCTCTGCTCCCCGCCACGCACACCTCCTCTGGTGGCAGGACACAGCCCCGGTACACGCATCGCCACCGTCCCACACCCACAAGCAGCTGGCTCTGGAGCAAACCGCTGCCCTCCTGGCCTGGAACCCCAGGCTGGTCTGATGAGCTGCGGGTCCCTGTGGCTGCTCACTTTAGATTCAAATGAAATACAAACGCCGGAGcctcacgaactcctgacctcaggtgatccagctgcctcagcatCCAAAGTGCGAGGATGACAgtcgggagccaccgtgcccggccccttcttttttttttaatagagatggggtctcgctatgttgcccagactggtctctaattcctgggctcaagtgatcctcccagcttggcctctgctgaaattacaggcctgagctacctgcctggcctctccttttttttttttgaatcatcTTTttcagagatatatatatatatattttttagaacagGGTCATGCTatattatattgcccaggcagaagatctggaactcctgggctcgagctgtcctcccacctctgcctccctaacagctgggattataggcgtgagccactgcgcccagcctggagaggtttttaaaataaaaatgtgaggctgggcgtggtagctcacacctgtaatcccagcactttggggggccaaggcgggcagatcacgaggtcaagagatcgagaccgtcctggccaatatggcaaaaccccatccctactaaaaatacaaaaattagccaggcgtggtggcaggcgcctgtaatcccagctacttgggaggcttaggcaggagaatcgcttgaacccaggaggcagaggttacagtgaggcgagattgcaccaccgtactccagcctggacacagtgagactccatctccaaaaaaaagagtgTATTAAAGTCATTAAGGTCCCCAggctataacaacaacaaaaaaatgtgaTTTACAAAGAGAAATCTACAGACTTGTCAACCAAATGTAATGTGTGAACTCTGGATCCTACTCTGAATACTGACCAAATATCTGACGATTGGAAGAACTCtttgggaattttattttttcaatttgttaTTGTGGCTTATTTCTCCAAGAAAAACCTTCTGTGAGTTTAACAGGCGGTATTACATTAGGTACTACGGTCAGGTTAAAaaaacaactgattttttttagagatgtgtttgaaatatttttaggtGACATAAAGAAGGCCTGAAATTTGCTTCCAGGCAATCCAGGGGCAAGACAAAGAGGAAATGGGTCCCGCTGCTGAGACAGGCGAGGACATCAGATCTGCTTGAACACATCCATAGCAAAAGGATAGTCACACACAGCTCAGCCCTACGCTTCCAGCTCAAGACTCTGTCCAGGGTCCCGTTCTCTCCCTGGGAGGCTTTGGAAGGGTTTGGAGGGCAAACCATTAGGGAATGGAGCAGCTGAGCAGTGGGGAGCTCTCTAAGGAGTAATCAACCCAGTGACGAGGGGACGGCTCTGCAGGAAGGAGGGGCCTCC
This genomic window from Pan paniscus chromosome 11, NHGRI_mPanPan1-v2.0_pri, whole genome shotgun sequence contains:
- the RABL6 gene encoding rab-like protein 6, which produces MFSALKKLVGSDQAPGRDKNIPAGLQSMNQALQRRFAKGVQYNMKIVIRGDRNTGKTALWHRLQGRPFLEEYIPTQEIQVTSIHWSYKTTDDIVKVEVWDVVDKGKCKKRGDGLKMENDPQEAESEMALDAEFLDVYKNCNGVVMMFDITKQWTFNYILRELPKVPTHVPVCVLGNYRDMGEHRVILPDDVRDFIDNLDRPPGSSYFRYAESSMKNSFGLKYLHKFFNIPFLQLQRETLLRQLETNQLDMDATLEELSVQQETEDQNYGIFLEMMEARSRGHASPLAANGQSPSSGSQSPVVPAGAVSTGSSSPGTPQPAPQLPLNAAPPSSVPPVPPSEALPPPACPSAPAPRRSIISRLFGTSPATEAAPPPPEPVPAAEAPATVQSVEDFVPDDRLDRSFLEDTTPARDEKKVGAKAAQQDSDSDREALGGNPMVAGFQDDVDLEDQPRGSPPLPAGPVPSQDITLSSEEEAEVAGPTKGPAPAPQQCSEPETKWSSIPASKPRRGTAPTRTAAPPWPGGASVRTGPEKRSSTRPPAEMEPGKGEQASSSESDPEGPIAAQMLSFVMDDPDFESEASDTQRRADEFPVRDDPSDVTDEDEGPAQLPPPPKLPLPAFRLKNDSDLFGLGLEEAGPKESSEEGKEGKTPSKEKKKKKKKSKEEEEKAAKKKSKHKKSKDKEEGKEERRRRQQRPPRSRERTAADELEAFLGGGAPGGRHPGGGDYEEL